Proteins from a genomic interval of Bradyrhizobium sp. CCBAU 53340:
- a CDS encoding Do family serine endopeptidase — protein sequence MNELGNAGQPRKRKLLATRSLALLGSVAIIGGAMWLAYPLEYGNPGSLWSSPAHAAEVNQGLAGFQGPPSFADLVAKVKPAVIAVRVTIDESADAADTTQDQTTIPPQFQGTPFEQFFRQFGGLPPGVQQHQMITGLGSGFFISPDGYAVTNNHVVDHAKTVQVTTEDGSKYTAKVIGTDPKTDLALIKVQGKSDFAYVNFENGAPRVGDWVVAVGNPYGLGGTVTAGIISANGRDIGSGAYDYLQIDAPINKGNSGGPTFDMKGNVIGINTAIYSPSGGSVGIGFDIPAQTAKSVIAQLKDNGKVTRGWLGVQIQPVTSGIADSLGLKNNHGALVDEAQADSPAAKAGVQSGDVITAVNGQPIKDSRELARGIAGLAPGSSVKLDLMRKGESKTLTVALGTAPNTQQANAAEPQRKQARAVPHLGLAVAPADEVAGSGDKGVVVTAIDPGGAAAEHGLQTGDVILDVAGNAVSSSGDVRKALSEAKAEGKRDVLMRVKSAQAMRFVAVPIG from the coding sequence ATGAACGAACTTGGCAACGCGGGGCAGCCCCGCAAACGGAAGCTATTGGCGACACGGAGTCTGGCGCTCCTTGGGTCGGTCGCCATCATCGGCGGCGCCATGTGGCTCGCTTATCCGCTGGAATATGGCAATCCCGGCAGCCTGTGGTCGTCCCCGGCCCACGCCGCCGAAGTCAACCAAGGACTCGCAGGCTTCCAAGGACCCCCAAGCTTCGCTGACTTGGTAGCCAAGGTGAAGCCCGCCGTCATTGCTGTTCGAGTCACGATCGATGAAAGCGCGGATGCCGCAGACACCACACAAGATCAAACGACCATTCCACCTCAATTTCAGGGCACGCCCTTCGAGCAGTTCTTCCGTCAGTTCGGCGGACTGCCGCCAGGGGTCCAGCAGCACCAGATGATCACGGGCCTCGGCTCCGGCTTCTTCATCTCGCCGGACGGCTACGCCGTGACCAACAACCACGTGGTCGACCACGCCAAGACGGTTCAGGTGACGACCGAGGACGGCAGCAAATACACGGCGAAGGTGATCGGCACCGATCCCAAAACGGACCTCGCGCTGATCAAAGTCCAGGGCAAGTCAGATTTCGCCTATGTCAATTTCGAGAACGGCGCGCCGCGGGTCGGCGATTGGGTGGTCGCCGTCGGTAATCCTTACGGGCTCGGCGGCACGGTGACCGCCGGTATCATCTCGGCAAACGGACGCGACATCGGCTCCGGCGCCTACGACTACCTGCAGATCGATGCGCCCATCAACAAGGGCAACTCGGGCGGTCCGACCTTCGACATGAAGGGCAACGTGATCGGCATCAACACGGCTATCTACTCCCCGTCAGGGGGCTCCGTAGGCATCGGCTTCGATATCCCCGCCCAGACTGCTAAGTCCGTGATCGCCCAGCTCAAGGACAACGGCAAGGTCACGCGTGGCTGGCTTGGCGTGCAGATCCAGCCAGTGACGTCAGGTATCGCCGATAGCCTTGGTCTCAAGAACAACCATGGAGCTCTGGTCGACGAGGCCCAGGCCGATAGCCCGGCGGCAAAAGCCGGCGTCCAATCGGGCGACGTAATCACGGCCGTGAACGGGCAACCCATCAAGGACTCGCGCGAATTGGCCCGCGGTATCGCAGGACTCGCCCCGGGCAGCTCGGTCAAGCTCGATCTGATGCGCAAGGGCGAGAGCAAAACTCTCACGGTCGCGCTCGGCACCGCGCCCAATACACAGCAGGCGAACGCTGCGGAGCCGCAGCGTAAGCAGGCTCGGGCTGTGCCGCATCTCGGTCTTGCGGTCGCACCGGCGGATGAAGTGGCCGGCTCTGGAGACAAAGGGGTCGTCGTAACAGCGATCGATCCCGGGGGAGCCGCGGCAGAGCACGGCCTCCAGACCGGCGACGTCATCCTCGATGTGGCCGGCAACGCAGTCAGCAGCTCGGGTGACGTGCGCAAGGCGCTCTCGGAAGCCAAAGCCGAGGGCAAACGTGACGTGCTGATGAGAGTAAAATCCGCTCAGGCGATGCGGTTCGTCGCCGTGCCCATCGGCTGA
- the ligD gene encoding non-homologous end-joining DNA ligase → MLATLTDAPFDDPEWVFEDKYDGFRMVSEIRQGKVALYSRNGKIISRSYAEVAKALEGVRGDAVIDGELVAIGKDGVSRFQLLQNALRHEAKLLYCVFDLMFADGEDLRKLPLVERKERLKAILPGHKLIALSKHRKGSGRQFFAEAERKRLEGIMAKRADSPYASGGRTADWLKVKTAQRQEVVIAGFTAPRRTRPFFGSLVLATREDGAWRYIGHVGTGFSHQTLEELHGKLMKLKAAASPFPSNVKDQAVTTWVRPSLVAEVKFAEWTSKGELRQPVYLGLRIDKRATDVVRERPRTRRYSQINRRKIT, encoded by the coding sequence ATGCTGGCCACGCTCACGGACGCGCCATTCGACGACCCGGAGTGGGTATTCGAAGACAAGTACGACGGCTTTCGGATGGTCTCGGAGATTCGCCAGGGCAAGGTCGCCCTCTACAGCCGCAACGGCAAGATCATCAGCCGCTCATACGCCGAAGTCGCGAAGGCTCTAGAGGGCGTGAGGGGCGACGCGGTCATCGACGGCGAGCTTGTTGCCATCGGAAAGGACGGCGTCTCGCGTTTTCAATTACTGCAGAACGCACTGCGTCACGAAGCCAAGCTGCTTTACTGCGTCTTCGACCTAATGTTCGCGGACGGCGAGGATCTGCGGAAGCTGCCGTTGGTCGAACGCAAGGAACGGCTCAAGGCCATCCTGCCGGGCCACAAGCTGATCGCACTCAGCAAACATCGCAAAGGCAGTGGGCGGCAGTTCTTCGCCGAGGCCGAACGCAAGCGCCTCGAAGGTATCATGGCCAAGCGCGCAGACAGCCCGTACGCATCGGGCGGACGGACCGCCGACTGGCTGAAGGTGAAGACTGCGCAGCGGCAGGAGGTCGTGATCGCAGGCTTCACCGCGCCTCGCCGCACGCGGCCGTTCTTCGGTTCGCTTGTTCTGGCGACGCGGGAGGACGGTGCGTGGAGGTACATCGGGCATGTCGGTACCGGTTTCAGCCACCAGACCCTCGAGGAGCTTCACGGCAAGCTGATGAAGCTGAAGGCCGCGGCCTCGCCTTTCCCCAGCAATGTCAAAGATCAGGCGGTCACGACCTGGGTCCGGCCGTCGTTGGTCGCCGAAGTCAAGTTCGCCGAGTGGACGAGCAAAGGCGAACTCCGCCAGCCGGTCTATCTCGGCCTCCGTATCGACAAGAGGGCGACCGACGTTGTGCGCGAGCGGCCGCGGACAAGGAGATATTCCCAAATTAATCGGCGAAAGATCACATAA
- a CDS encoding DUF2934 domain-containing protein — MAQVEEQKIRERAHQLWEQAGRPESKENQFWLEAERQLKEEQIRRELKTPDNL; from the coding sequence GTGGCGCAAGTAGAAGAGCAAAAGATACGCGAACGTGCTCACCAGCTATGGGAGCAAGCAGGACGACCAGAGAGCAAAGAAAATCAGTTCTGGCTTGAGGCCGAACGACAGCTCAAAGAAGAACAGATCAGGCGTGAACTAAAGACGCCCGACAACCTCTGA